CAGCAAGGCTGAGTTCGTTGGCATCGCGTGGTACAATTTCAGGTACCGAATGACTTGCTGAACGGTAAGGATGGCACTGTGGGCTGGACGGAGCGCGTTGTCGAACATTTAGCGGACGAGGGCCACCGGCTGACGGGGCCGCGCCGGGCGATTCTTGAGCATATTTTACGCTACAGCGCGCCGTTTACGGCTGAGGAGCTGCTGGCGGATCTGCAAGCGGCCAGGATTCACGTAGGCCGGGCCACGGTGTACCGCACGCTGGAGCTGCTGCATAGCTACCAGTGGCTAGGGCTGGTGCATCGTCCGGAGGGCGAGCACGGATACGTGGTGGCCGAGCCTGGGCACCAGCATCATCTGGTCTGCCGCCAGTGCGGGCATGTGATCGCGTTTCAGGGCTGCGAGCTGGAAAAGCTGCTGGGCGGCCTGGCGGAGCGGCTCAATTTCCGCATCGAGGGCCACTGGCTGGAGGCGTTCGGCGTCTGCCGGGCATGCCAGATGACGGCCTCTTCCTGATTCACGCTCAAGCAACCTTTTGGCAATCCCTTTGATCCCTTCCAGGCACCAGGAATCGTCGAGTGTCCGCGCCAGACTCCGAAGCCTACGCCTCATCGACGGCTGCGCGCAGACGGTCGAGCTGTGTGTGCAGCGCGCTGCGATCGGTTTCACGGCTGATCGTCGCCGAGATATGCGCGCCGATCGTCTGATTCAGCCGCGCTACCTCAGCGTCGAGCCGCTCCAGAAGCGCGTCGCGCGTATCGTCCTGGGCATGATACAGCTCCCAGTAGACATCGTCCATCACGTTGCGCAGATCGTTGCGAAAGCCCTCCAACCAGCGCGCGTCGTCTGAGCCGGGCGTGAGATGCCGCTGCATATCGGCCAGGCGCTCCTGAATCGCCAGCAGCGCCTCGAACGGCGCGGTCGCCGTCACCTCAGGCTGCCAGGCCGGACGCGGCGGCTGTTCCGGTGGCGCGGGCCGGAGTGCTGGCCGCTGCCTCGATCGGCTGTAGGAGAGTAGCGCTGCGGCGATCAGCAGCAGGCAGATCAGCAGCAAAAGACTGAACAGGCACCAGGGATTCTCGAAGCTCAACAGCAAGCGCATACCATCATCCTTTCGTCGGCTGGCTGGAACGAAGTGGCGTGCTATAATCGCAGCGGCGACGATCTGCGCGGCAGCTCTATCATCGCCTAAGGTAGCCGCATACGCAGCGCCGGTCGTCGATCGTATACGCTAACTATAACGCGATGTCACACGCAAGGAGGCGTTCGTGGACTACGGTTTTTCAACACGGGCTATTCATGTCGGTCAGGAGCCGGAGCCGGGCACCGGCAGCGTGATCGTCCCGATCTTTCAGACCTCGACCTTTGCGCAGGACGAGGTTGGCGTTCATAAAGGCTACGAGTATTCGCGGACGGATAATCCCACGCGCACGGCGCTGCAAGCCTGCCTGGCATCGCTTGAGAACGCGAAGTACGCGCTGACGTTCGGCTCCGGCCTCGGCGCGACAACCACGCTGATGCTGACGCTCAAGGCGGGCGAGCATGTGATCTGCGGCGACGATGTCTACGGCGGCACCTATCGGCTCTTCCAGCGAGTGATGACCGACCACGGGCTGCTCTTCGATTTTGTCGATATGTCGAAGCCGGAGGAGGTCGCGGCGGCGATTCGGCCTGAGACGCGCCTGATCTGGCTGGAAACGCCGACCAATCCGCTGCTCAAGCTGGCGGACATTCAGGCGATCAGCGCGCTGGCCCGCCAGCGCGGCATCCTGACGGTCGTCGATAACACGTTTGCCTCGCCCTACGGCCAGCAGCCGCTCGATCTGGGCGCGGACATCGTGATGCACTCGACGACCAAGTACATCGGCGGGCACTCCGATGTCGTCGGCGGCGCGCTGATGCTCTCCAACGACGAGGTCTACGAGCGGCTGAAGTTCCTGCAAAACGCGGCGGGCGCGGTGCCCGGCCCGTTCGACTCGTGGCTGACGCTGCGGGGCGCGAAGACGCTGGCGCTGCGCATGCGCGAGCACGAGCGCAACGCGCTAGCGGTGGCGCAGTTTTTGG
The Herpetosiphonaceae bacterium genome window above contains:
- a CDS encoding Fur family transcriptional regulator → MGWTERVVEHLADEGHRLTGPRRAILEHILRYSAPFTAEELLADLQAARIHVGRATVYRTLELLHSYQWLGLVHRPEGEHGYVVAEPGHQHHLVCRQCGHVIAFQGCELEKLLGGLAERLNFRIEGHWLEAFGVCRACQMTASS
- a CDS encoding cystathionine gamma-synthase codes for the protein MDYGFSTRAIHVGQEPEPGTGSVIVPIFQTSTFAQDEVGVHKGYEYSRTDNPTRTALQACLASLENAKYALTFGSGLGATTTLMLTLKAGEHVICGDDVYGGTYRLFQRVMTDHGLLFDFVDMSKPEEVAAAIRPETRLIWLETPTNPLLKLADIQAISALARQRGILTVVDNTFASPYGQQPLDLGADIVMHSTTKYIGGHSDVVGGALMLSNDEVYERLKFLQNAAGAVPGPFDSWLTLRGAKTLALRMREHERNALAVAQFLEEHPAVERVIYPGLPSHPQHELARRQMRCFGGMVSLTLRGGEAAAREMVRRTRLFTLAESLGGVESLIELPAAMTHASVVGSKLEVPAGLVRLSVGIEDADDLLADLRQALADAPTEDVGAEAYVPTHSEA